A window from Vibrio cortegadensis encodes these proteins:
- the flgK gene encoding flagellar hook-associated protein FlgK gives MASDLLNVGTQSVLTAQRQLNTTGHNISNVNTEGYSRQSVVQAVNAPRQYGGETYGMGVHVENVRRSWDQFAVKELNIATTNAAKAEDVESNLDMLSSMLSSVASKKIPETLNDWFDSIKTLADSPNNVGARKVVLEKADLISQNLNNFHETVRQQSEAVNKKLDMGIERINQLAVEIRDVQRLMMRTPGPHNDLRDQHETLIKELSEYTKVSVTPRANAEGYNVHIGGGHTLVSGSESSQLKMVGGYPDVHQRRLAVVEGKAVKVIDSRSIDGKLGSMLDMRDNQIPNIMDELGRLATALSYEVNGLQAQGLDMNGNVGGLIYTDINSEIVASSRVVTKGDSEADIAVFIANTSELKGGEYGLRYDGSNYVVTKPTGESVTVQVDDSGSFYLDGMRVEVRNAPEEGERILLRPTRSGAAQMQLETNDPNAIAAQSYEASTTFAQGTATFNILAAGDLREFEVIVSPKGDQFAVIDTKGKVLLDPQPYPPNTPITVMGTTFELSGGAIADDKFTANLVPSEGDNGNLRKMQNIQTDKKLNGNEATVLDVYHNLNTDVGLKMSTATRLNEIATLEKESASERLASISGVNLDEEAANMMKFQQAYMASSRIMQAANDTFNTILALR, from the coding sequence ATGGCATCGGATCTTCTGAATGTAGGTACTCAGAGCGTACTTACCGCTCAGAGACAGTTGAATACCACTGGTCATAACATTTCTAACGTAAATACAGAGGGTTACAGTCGTCAGTCTGTAGTTCAAGCTGTAAATGCACCGCGCCAGTACGGTGGGGAAACCTATGGAATGGGTGTGCATGTGGAAAATGTTCGCCGCTCTTGGGATCAATTTGCCGTTAAAGAACTCAATATCGCAACAACCAATGCCGCGAAAGCTGAAGATGTAGAGTCTAATTTAGATATGCTCTCTAGCATGCTCTCTTCTGTCGCGTCTAAAAAAATTCCAGAAACATTAAATGACTGGTTTGATTCGATCAAAACGCTTGCAGATAGCCCTAATAATGTTGGTGCAAGGAAAGTAGTACTTGAGAAAGCCGATTTAATCAGCCAAAACTTGAATAATTTCCATGAAACCGTTCGCCAGCAATCTGAAGCCGTAAATAAAAAACTAGACATGGGTATCGAAAGAATTAATCAACTCGCGGTTGAAATTCGAGATGTCCAACGTTTGATGATGCGCACTCCAGGACCGCATAACGATCTACGAGATCAGCATGAAACGCTCATTAAAGAGTTATCCGAATACACCAAAGTGAGCGTGACACCACGAGCTAATGCCGAAGGCTATAACGTTCATATTGGCGGCGGACATACATTAGTATCAGGCTCGGAATCCAGTCAATTAAAGATGGTTGGTGGCTACCCAGATGTGCACCAACGACGTTTAGCTGTGGTAGAAGGCAAAGCGGTCAAAGTAATTGATAGCCGATCGATTGATGGAAAACTTGGTTCGATGCTGGATATGCGTGATAACCAAATTCCAAATATCATGGATGAACTTGGTCGACTGGCCACTGCTTTATCTTATGAAGTGAATGGATTGCAAGCACAAGGCTTAGATATGAACGGGAATGTAGGTGGTTTGATCTACACCGACATTAACTCGGAAATCGTCGCGAGTTCGCGTGTTGTGACTAAAGGTGATTCAGAAGCCGATATTGCGGTGTTTATTGCCAATACCAGTGAACTAAAAGGCGGAGAATACGGATTACGCTACGATGGCAGTAATTATGTAGTGACAAAACCAACCGGTGAAAGTGTCACTGTTCAGGTTGATGACTCTGGCTCATTTTATTTAGATGGGATGAGAGTTGAGGTTCGTAATGCACCTGAAGAAGGTGAACGAATTTTACTGCGCCCAACGCGATCTGGTGCGGCTCAAATGCAGCTGGAAACGAACGATCCAAACGCAATTGCAGCACAAAGCTATGAAGCGTCGACCACCTTTGCACAAGGGACGGCTACGTTCAATATTTTAGCCGCTGGTGATCTTCGAGAGTTTGAAGTTATCGTTTCACCGAAGGGCGATCAATTTGCGGTGATTGATACGAAAGGTAAAGTTCTTTTAGATCCGCAACCTTATCCACCAAATACACCTATTACTGTTATGGGTACTACATTTGAATTATCAGGCGGCGCGATTGCCGATGATAAATTTACGGCAAACCTTGTCCCTTCTGAAGGGGATAACGGCAACTTACGTAAAATGCAGAACATTCAAACGGACAAAAAGTTAAATGGCAATGAAGCGACGGTTTTAGATGTTTACCACAACTTGAACACCGATGTGGGGCTGAAAATGTCCACCGCTACACGGCTAAATGAGATCGCGACGTTAGAAAAAGAGTCCGCGTCGGAACGCCTTGCTTCAATATCTGGGGTTAACCTCGATGAAGAAGCTGCCAATATGATGAAGTTTCAACAAGCTTATATGGCGTCGTCAAGAATCATGCAAGCGGCAAATGATACTTTCAATACCATTTTGGCCTTGAGATAG
- the flgF gene encoding flagellar basal-body rod protein FlgF encodes MDRALFLAMSGAKQNMQALQLRANNLANVSTPGFRADLAQARSMQAYGEGLPTRVFSMTERPGHNFSQGSVITTGRDLDVTIEGEGWISVIDKTGKEGLTRNGNLKIDQNGLLLNGNGHLVLGDTGAPISLPIPLSKIEIGRDGTISVLPQGAPATEMEQIDRIKLTRSNPQTLFKDSNGLFRLKDPNLAYEADAGVHILTGAIEGSNVNAVGEMTSLIDLQRQFEMQVKMMSTAEEMDKSSDSLLRMS; translated from the coding sequence ATGGATCGCGCACTGTTTCTTGCCATGAGTGGCGCTAAGCAAAACATGCAAGCATTGCAGCTTAGAGCAAACAACTTAGCTAACGTAAGTACCCCGGGTTTTCGAGCGGATTTAGCTCAAGCTCGTTCAATGCAAGCGTATGGTGAAGGTTTGCCGACTCGTGTATTTAGCATGACAGAACGCCCTGGACATAACTTCTCCCAAGGAAGCGTGATCACGACTGGCCGAGACCTTGATGTAACTATTGAAGGTGAAGGCTGGATTTCCGTTATAGATAAAACGGGAAAAGAGGGTTTAACCCGCAACGGTAACTTAAAAATTGATCAAAACGGTCTGTTACTCAATGGTAATGGTCACCTTGTTTTAGGTGATACAGGTGCTCCGATATCCCTTCCGATTCCATTGAGTAAAATTGAAATTGGACGTGATGGCACTATTTCTGTTCTTCCTCAAGGTGCTCCAGCGACTGAGATGGAACAAATCGATCGCATTAAATTGACTCGTTCAAACCCACAAACATTGTTTAAAGATTCAAATGGTTTATTCCGTTTGAAAGATCCAAATCTGGCGTACGAAGCTGATGCTGGTGTTCACATTCTAACTGGTGCTATTGAAGGTAGTAATGTAAACGCAGTAGGCGAAATGACCAGTCTAATTGACCTTCAACGTCAATTTGAAATGCAAGTCAAAATGATGAGCACAGCAGAAGAGATGGACAAGTCGTCCGATTCACTGCTTCGTATGAGCTAA
- the flgD gene encoding flagellar hook assembly protein FlgD, translating to MAGINNIGQQSGLSYVDQLKSLQENTKKPDETTGKQDLKQEDFLSLLTKQLAQQDPFKPVSNDQMIAQMASFATVDGIGKMNTQFESLNSSMTSNQALQASSLVGRDVLVPGAAGIKQAEGGMAAMVKLPQAVDNLFVRVENEMGQLIRTLDVGAKTAGDTRVEWDGKDENGNPLPAGKYNVKAAGLLDGESAEFGVSTYANVNSVLLGKGDGNVLLNLAGFPSPVRLAEVLEVGKA from the coding sequence ATGGCCGGAATAAATAATATTGGTCAACAAAGCGGCTTGTCCTATGTTGATCAGCTAAAAAGCCTTCAAGAGAATACCAAGAAGCCAGATGAGACAACGGGGAAACAAGATCTTAAACAAGAAGATTTTCTATCTCTGCTCACCAAGCAACTTGCTCAACAAGATCCTTTTAAGCCGGTTAGCAATGACCAAATGATTGCGCAAATGGCTTCATTTGCGACGGTTGATGGCATTGGAAAAATGAATACACAGTTTGAAAGCTTGAATTCATCAATGACATCTAACCAAGCACTACAGGCGTCTTCATTAGTAGGGCGTGATGTACTTGTTCCAGGTGCTGCGGGTATTAAGCAGGCAGAAGGCGGAATGGCGGCGATGGTTAAACTCCCTCAAGCAGTGGACAATTTATTTGTACGCGTTGAGAACGAGATGGGCCAATTAATTCGTACGTTAGACGTTGGAGCTAAGACTGCTGGTGATACTCGTGTTGAATGGGACGGAAAAGATGAAAACGGTAATCCATTGCCAGCTGGCAAATATAACGTGAAAGCGGCAGGTTTGTTGGATGGAGAGAGTGCTGAATTCGGCGTATCAACGTATGCGAACGTGAACAGTGTTCTTCTTGGTAAAGGTGATGGTAACGTACTGCTCAATCTGGCTGGATTTCCTTCGCCAGTTCGACTTGCTGAAGTACTAGAAGTTGGCAAAGCGTAA
- the flgL gene encoding flagellar hook-associated protein FlgL, whose product MLNRISSFHNYQSVQNDFRRQENKVFHNQAQLASGKKLLSPSDDPLATHYLQNINQQSEQLKQYLDAIVLVRNRLEHHEVVIANTEEFTDEAKRTVMEMINGALSPEDRQAKAREIEELASNFLNLANTQDESGNYTLAGTKPKNQPFFRDNDGTVTYSGDDYQRKMRISNSLEMAMNDPGSKLFMEIENPFGDFEPQYELQNGSHLLLDKAVNSNFGDTSVYKVTFVDMNTGKFGYQLEKDGSVVKADEFDPGKGIDYEGVNIRVRGQITKGDAISLEPRSTFSVFDSFKDAMELSKSSVSDTSATAKLHQVTEEFHAAFIHLNKARTDAGARLNTLDIQEQQHEDFNLTLAKSKSKFEDLDYSKAVIEFNENSRALQASQQAFGKTKDLTLFNYI is encoded by the coding sequence ATGTTGAATCGAATTTCTAGCTTTCATAATTACCAATCCGTTCAAAATGATTTTCGTCGTCAAGAGAATAAGGTTTTCCATAACCAAGCTCAGCTAGCGTCAGGAAAAAAATTACTTTCGCCAAGTGATGATCCACTTGCGACGCACTATTTACAAAATATTAACCAGCAGTCAGAGCAACTCAAGCAGTACTTGGATGCCATTGTTTTGGTTCGTAACCGTTTAGAACATCATGAAGTGGTGATTGCGAATACCGAAGAGTTTACAGATGAAGCGAAACGAACCGTTATGGAGATGATTAACGGTGCGTTATCCCCTGAAGATCGGCAAGCAAAGGCACGCGAAATCGAAGAATTAGCTTCAAATTTTTTGAACCTAGCCAATACACAAGATGAGTCTGGTAACTATACACTGGCGGGGACAAAGCCTAAGAATCAACCGTTTTTCCGAGATAATGATGGAACGGTAACGTACTCCGGTGACGATTATCAAAGAAAAATGCGTATCTCTAACAGTCTAGAAATGGCCATGAATGATCCAGGTAGCAAGTTATTCATGGAAATTGAAAATCCATTTGGTGATTTTGAACCACAATACGAGCTACAAAATGGTTCGCACTTACTGTTAGATAAAGCAGTCAACAGCAACTTTGGTGATACCTCGGTCTATAAGGTCACATTTGTCGATATGAACACCGGAAAATTTGGCTATCAGCTTGAGAAAGACGGCAGTGTCGTAAAAGCAGACGAATTTGACCCGGGTAAAGGCATTGATTACGAAGGCGTCAATATACGTGTTCGAGGCCAGATAACCAAAGGTGATGCCATTTCACTGGAGCCAAGATCAACGTTCAGTGTTTTTGATAGCTTTAAAGATGCGATGGAGTTGTCCAAATCTTCAGTTTCCGATACTTCGGCTACCGCAAAGCTGCACCAAGTGACAGAAGAGTTCCATGCCGCATTTATTCATTTAAATAAAGCAAGAACGGATGCTGGTGCTCGTTTGAATACACTTGATATTCAAGAGCAGCAGCATGAAGACTTTAATTTAACGTTAGCAAAATCCAAAAGTAAGTTTGAAGATCTTGATTACTCTAAAGCAGTCATTGAATTTAACGAAAATTCAAGAGCTTTGCAGGCATCTCAGCAAGCTTTCGGAAAAACAAAAGATCTTACGTTGTTTAATTACATTTAA
- the flgH gene encoding flagellar basal body L-ring protein FlgH, with product MKRLLCLAFIASLSGCTMLEPVETTEVQQGTTVVDAVEGDKSEDESSGIVDTLRGRTDPVAGDPAWAPIHPKQKAEHYAAATGSLFNADQVSNLYDDSKPHGLGDIITVTLDESTKAAKSSDADLSKANDSSMDPIFVGGNELKIQDYNFSYELSNDNSYKGSAAANQSNSLSGSITVEVIEVLANGNLVIRGEKWLTLNTGDEYIRLSGTIRPDDVAFDNTIASNRISNARIQYSGTGTQQDMQEPGFLARFFNVAL from the coding sequence ATGAAACGTCTACTATGCTTAGCTTTTATTGCCTCTTTAAGTGGCTGTACTATGTTGGAACCTGTAGAAACAACAGAAGTACAGCAAGGAACAACAGTAGTCGATGCAGTAGAAGGCGATAAGTCAGAAGACGAGAGCTCTGGGATTGTTGATACACTGCGTGGAAGAACCGACCCTGTCGCTGGTGATCCGGCTTGGGCTCCAATTCACCCGAAACAAAAAGCAGAGCACTACGCGGCGGCAACAGGCTCGCTGTTCAATGCCGACCAAGTGAGTAATTTATATGATGATTCGAAGCCTCATGGTTTAGGAGATATCATTACCGTTACTCTAGATGAAAGCACCAAAGCGGCAAAAAGTTCCGATGCTGATTTATCAAAAGCGAATGACTCATCAATGGATCCGATCTTTGTTGGGGGGAATGAATTAAAAATCCAAGATTATAACTTCTCTTACGAACTCTCGAATGATAACTCCTACAAAGGCAGTGCAGCCGCAAACCAAAGCAATAGCTTGAGTGGCTCAATTACAGTGGAAGTTATTGAAGTATTGGCCAATGGTAACTTGGTGATCCGCGGTGAAAAATGGCTCACACTGAATACAGGTGACGAGTACATTCGCTTGAGCGGCACGATCCGACCGGATGATGTCGCCTTCGATAACACCATCGCATCTAACCGAATTTCTAATGCTCGAATTCAATATTCAGGCACCGGAACTCAACAAGATATGCAAGAGCCGGGATTCTTGGCACGATTCTTCAATGTAGCTTTGTAA
- the flgE gene encoding flagellar hook protein FlgE, protein MSYISLSGLSAAQLDLNTTSNNIANANSFGFKESRAEFGDVYSNSLFTNSKTVTGGGAQANKVAQQFHEGSSIYTNNPMDLRISGTGFFAVAKERLEPTTNELTRNGAFHLNKDNYMVTSNEEYLLGYTVNPDTDEVTSYEPKPLNIPAEFGKPKQTENIDVGVNLPANGDLKDPAAFDFNDPDSYNRSTSSTIYDSMGQSYKMTTYYLKDQTQPNTWNSYYTVTDDLGEKPVNITGGDATNATGHIGHTMKFNNDGTLASLNSGLPMVSEALGAGANPINLNGADVTQTLNFGLDQATQFAAPFEVTKFDEDGATTGFLSKIDFDERGSILGTYSNGESVTLGRVGLVRVPNEQGLDKKGGTQWDSTQLSGAKIWGESNKGSYGSVSSGTLEQSNIDMTQELVDLISAQRNFQANSRSLEVHNQLQQNILQIR, encoded by the coding sequence ATGTCATATATTTCGTTAAGCGGTTTATCCGCAGCTCAGTTAGATCTGAACACAACCAGTAACAACATTGCCAACGCAAACTCATTCGGCTTTAAAGAGTCTCGTGCGGAGTTCGGCGATGTTTATTCAAATTCACTGTTTACGAACTCTAAAACAGTCACGGGTGGTGGTGCTCAAGCGAACAAAGTAGCTCAACAATTCCATGAAGGTTCAAGTATTTATACGAATAACCCAATGGACTTACGAATCAGCGGTACAGGTTTCTTTGCAGTAGCAAAAGAGCGACTTGAACCAACGACGAATGAGCTTACTCGTAACGGCGCTTTCCACCTAAATAAAGATAACTACATGGTTACCTCTAATGAAGAGTATCTTTTAGGCTATACCGTAAACCCTGATACTGATGAAGTGACGTCTTACGAGCCGAAACCATTAAACATTCCTGCAGAATTTGGTAAGCCAAAGCAAACTGAGAATATTGATGTAGGTGTTAACTTACCTGCAAATGGCGATTTGAAAGATCCGGCAGCATTTGATTTCAATGACCCTGATTCTTACAACCGTTCTACATCTTCAACGATTTACGACTCTATGGGTCAATCGTACAAGATGACGACGTATTACCTTAAAGATCAAACTCAGCCAAATACTTGGAACTCTTACTACACAGTAACGGACGACCTAGGCGAGAAACCAGTCAACATTACTGGCGGTGATGCTACTAATGCTACGGGGCATATTGGCCACACAATGAAGTTCAATAATGATGGTACTTTAGCCTCATTAAATAGTGGACTTCCTATGGTGTCTGAAGCGCTCGGAGCTGGTGCAAACCCTATTAATTTGAATGGTGCTGATGTTACTCAAACTCTTAATTTCGGTTTAGATCAAGCGACCCAATTTGCCGCTCCATTTGAAGTCACCAAGTTTGATGAAGATGGTGCAACAACGGGTTTCTTGAGCAAAATTGACTTTGATGAACGTGGTAGCATTTTAGGGACTTACTCAAATGGTGAATCTGTCACATTAGGCCGTGTTGGTTTAGTGCGAGTGCCAAATGAGCAAGGTCTTGATAAAAAAGGTGGAACCCAGTGGGATTCAACTCAACTTTCAGGTGCTAAAATCTGGGGTGAATCAAACAAAGGTTCGTACGGTAGCGTGAGTAGCGGCACATTGGAGCAATCCAATATCGATATGACTCAAGAGCTTGTTGACCTGATTTCAGCTCAGCGTAACTTCCAAGCAAACTCTCGTTCGCTTGAAGTGCATAACCAACTGCAGCAAAATATCCTACAAATCCGTTAA
- a CDS encoding flagellin: MAVTVSTNVPAMTAQRYLNKANDELSVSMERLSSGHKINSAKDDAAGLQISNRLTAQSRGLDVAMRNANDGISIAQTAEGAMNESTNVLQRMRDLALQSANGTNSDAERQAINEESQDLQDELNRIAETTSFGGRRLLNGSFGDASFQIGSNAGEAMIMALTSIRADDSRMGGSTFFAENGKDKDWGVAPDKKDIKFEFITKEGEEISINIDAKAGDDIEELATSINGQTAMVNASVSDEGKLQIFVAEPNLQGDMSISGSLASDLGLSSEGVHTTVQDIDMRTVAGSQNAVSIVDAALKYVDSQRSDLGAKQNRLSHSISNLANVQENVDASNSRIKDTDFAKETTQMTKAQILQQAGTSILAQAKQLPNSAMSLLQ; the protein is encoded by the coding sequence ATGGCTGTAACAGTAAGCACAAACGTACCGGCGATGACGGCACAACGTTACCTCAATAAGGCGAATGATGAGCTAAGCGTTTCAATGGAACGCCTATCTTCAGGCCATAAGATTAACAGCGCAAAAGATGATGCGGCTGGTCTACAGATTTCGAATCGTCTAACGGCACAATCTCGTGGTTTAGATGTAGCAATGCGTAACGCGAACGATGGTATATCTATCGCTCAAACGGCTGAAGGGGCGATGAACGAATCGACCAATGTACTTCAACGTATGCGTGACCTAGCCCTACAATCTGCGAATGGTACTAACTCAGACGCTGAACGTCAGGCGATTAACGAAGAATCTCAAGATCTTCAAGATGAGTTGAACCGTATAGCAGAGACAACCTCTTTTGGTGGTAGACGTCTGCTGAATGGTTCGTTCGGTGACGCTTCTTTCCAAATCGGTTCGAATGCGGGTGAAGCAATGATCATGGCGCTGACCAGTATCCGTGCAGATGATAGCCGAATGGGTGGTAGCACTTTCTTTGCTGAAAACGGTAAAGACAAAGATTGGGGTGTGGCTCCCGATAAAAAAGATATAAAATTTGAGTTTATTACCAAAGAAGGCGAAGAGATTTCAATTAACATTGACGCAAAAGCGGGTGATGATATTGAAGAACTTGCGACTTCGATTAACGGCCAAACGGCAATGGTCAATGCTTCAGTTAGTGATGAAGGTAAACTGCAGATATTCGTCGCAGAACCGAATTTACAAGGCGATATGTCGATTTCTGGTAGTTTAGCATCGGACTTAGGCTTAAGTTCTGAAGGTGTACATACAACCGTGCAAGATATCGATATGCGTACAGTGGCTGGCTCGCAAAATGCTGTGAGTATTGTGGATGCAGCACTTAAGTATGTTGACTCACAACGTTCAGACCTCGGTGCGAAACAGAACCGTTTAAGCCATAGTATTAGTAACTTAGCGAACGTTCAAGAGAACGTAGATGCTTCTAACAGCCGTATTAAAGATACCGATTTTGCGAAAGAAACAACGCAAATGACGAAAGCACAAATTCTGCAACAGGCAGGGACGTCAATCCTTGCTCAAGCAAAACAGTTGCCAAACTCTGCAATGTCACTATTGCAGTAG
- a CDS encoding flagellar basal body P-ring protein FlgI produces MKKLTLLLLGMIFCVTSAQAARIKDVSKIAGVRSNQLVGYGLVSGLPGTGESTPFTDQSFNAMLQNFGIQLPPGTKPKTKNIAAVMVTAEMPAFSKQGQQVDITVSSIGSAKSLRGGTLLQTFLKGLDGQVYAVAQGNLVVSGFSATGADGSKIVGNNPTVGLISGGATVEREIPSPFGRGDYITFNLLESDFTTAQRMADAVNNFLGPQMASAVDSTSVRVRAPREISQRVAFLSAVENIEFNPADGAAKIIVNSRTGTIVVGKHVRLKAAAVTHGGMTVAIKENLNVSQPNGFSGGQTVVVPDSDIEVTEEQGKMFKFEPGLTLDDLVRAVNEVGAAPSDLMAILQALKQAGAIEGQLIII; encoded by the coding sequence ATGAAGAAACTCACCCTATTACTACTCGGCATGATATTTTGTGTCACAAGTGCTCAAGCGGCACGAATCAAAGACGTTTCAAAAATTGCTGGTGTCCGTAGTAACCAGTTGGTGGGTTACGGTTTAGTTTCAGGTTTACCGGGCACGGGTGAGTCAACTCCCTTTACCGATCAAAGCTTTAACGCCATGTTGCAAAATTTTGGGATTCAACTACCGCCAGGTACTAAACCTAAAACAAAAAACATTGCAGCGGTAATGGTGACGGCTGAAATGCCAGCCTTTTCGAAACAGGGTCAACAAGTCGATATCACCGTCTCTTCCATTGGATCGGCAAAAAGCCTGCGTGGCGGTACATTACTGCAAACATTCCTAAAAGGTCTTGATGGGCAGGTTTATGCCGTTGCACAAGGCAATCTAGTGGTCAGTGGTTTTAGTGCTACTGGCGCTGATGGTTCAAAAATTGTCGGAAACAACCCAACAGTCGGCCTTATCTCTGGCGGTGCTACCGTTGAACGAGAAATTCCATCGCCTTTTGGTCGTGGCGATTACATTACCTTTAATCTTCTTGAGTCCGATTTCACAACGGCACAACGCATGGCTGACGCAGTCAATAACTTCTTAGGTCCGCAAATGGCATCGGCTGTGGATTCAACTTCGGTTCGAGTTCGTGCTCCTCGTGAGATTAGCCAGCGCGTTGCCTTCCTTTCTGCTGTTGAAAATATCGAATTCAACCCTGCAGATGGCGCAGCAAAAATCATTGTAAACTCTCGAACGGGTACAATTGTGGTCGGTAAGCATGTCCGCCTTAAAGCCGCAGCGGTAACACATGGTGGAATGACCGTTGCGATTAAAGAAAACTTGAACGTGAGCCAGCCAAATGGATTTTCTGGTGGACAAACGGTTGTCGTGCCTGATTCCGATATCGAAGTCACAGAAGAGCAAGGGAAAATGTTTAAATTTGAACCTGGCTTAACTCTTGATGATCTTGTTCGAGCGGTAAACGAAGTGGGTGCAGCTCCTTCCGATTTAATGGCTATCCTTCAGGCGCTGAAACAAGCTGGCGCGATTGAAGGTCAGTTAATCATTATCTAA
- the flgG gene encoding flagellar basal-body rod protein FlgG: MHPALWVSKTGLDAQQTNISTISNNLANASTIGFKKSRPVFEDLFYQNINQPGGQSSQNTELPSGLMLGAGAKVVATQKVHTHGNAQTTTNSLDMMIEGDGFFQINMPDGNIGYSRNGQFTLNSEGIIVTSGSGYSLEPEITIPEDAISITVGNDGEVSVRVRGQQDNQVVGQITTVDFVNPGGLEPLGQNLYLPTGASGDPQEGVPGLDGLGSVRQSMLETSNVNVTEELVNMIEAQRVYEMNSKVISSVDKMMSFVNQQL, from the coding sequence ATGCATCCAGCATTATGGGTAAGTAAAACAGGTTTAGATGCTCAACAAACGAATATCTCAACCATTTCAAATAACTTGGCGAATGCCTCGACCATTGGCTTTAAAAAGAGCCGCCCAGTGTTTGAAGATTTGTTCTATCAAAACATTAATCAACCTGGTGGTCAGTCATCACAAAATACCGAGCTTCCTAGCGGTTTAATGCTTGGTGCTGGTGCGAAAGTCGTGGCGACGCAAAAAGTGCACACTCACGGTAATGCCCAAACGACCACCAACAGTTTAGATATGATGATTGAAGGTGATGGCTTTTTCCAAATCAACATGCCTGATGGCAACATCGGTTATAGCCGAAATGGTCAATTCACGTTGAACTCTGAAGGGATCATTGTGACTTCAGGTTCTGGCTACTCTCTTGAACCAGAAATCACCATTCCTGAAGATGCGATCTCAATTACTGTTGGTAACGATGGTGAAGTGTCCGTGCGAGTTCGTGGCCAGCAGGATAACCAAGTGGTCGGTCAAATTACCACAGTAGATTTCGTTAACCCTGGTGGTTTAGAACCTTTAGGACAAAACCTTTATTTACCGACTGGTGCGAGTGGTGATCCACAAGAAGGCGTTCCGGGGTTAGACGGTTTAGGTTCAGTTCGTCAATCAATGCTTGAAACATCAAACGTTAATGTAACGGAAGAGTTGGTTAATATGATTGAAGCTCAACGAGTTTATGAAATGAACTCTAAAGTTATATCGTCCGTCGATAAAATGATGAGCTTCGTGAACCAGCAGTTGTAA
- the flgJ gene encoding flagellar assembly peptidoglycan hydrolase FlgJ: MIKNPTDVGFVHDISSLDRLRQQAVNGEEGDEKAALTAAAKQFESIFTSMLFKSMRDANSSFKSDMMNSQNEDFYRQMLDDQMSTELSSSGSLGLADMIVAQLSQGQSSEADKTEVRMRNEAFDTSLRLPVNEEKARLIADRVLKKQQVSPAEPTSFESPQSFVQSMRPYAEKAAKTLGVEPSLLLAQAALETGWGQKVVQNSVDNSNNLFNIKADRSWKGDKIATQTLEFHDNTPVKESASFRSYSSYQESFNDYVRFLNDNPRYKTALQVGNGDELSSLNGQGENGDNSEVFIRGIHQAGYATDPQYADKVLRVKAKIDQMN; this comes from the coding sequence ATGATCAAGAATCCTACCGATGTTGGCTTTGTGCATGATATTTCAAGCCTAGACCGTTTACGTCAACAAGCTGTAAATGGAGAAGAGGGCGATGAGAAAGCCGCATTAACTGCTGCAGCAAAACAGTTTGAATCTATTTTCACATCGATGTTGTTTAAATCAATGCGTGATGCTAACTCAAGTTTTAAGTCTGACATGATGAACAGTCAGAATGAAGATTTCTATCGTCAGATGTTAGATGATCAAATGTCGACAGAATTGAGCTCCTCTGGATCGCTTGGTCTTGCTGATATGATTGTGGCGCAGCTCAGCCAAGGTCAGAGTTCTGAAGCGGATAAAACCGAAGTTCGTATGCGTAATGAAGCGTTTGATACTTCCTTACGTTTGCCAGTTAATGAAGAAAAAGCACGCTTGATCGCGGATAGAGTCCTTAAAAAGCAACAAGTCAGTCCTGCAGAACCGACGTCATTTGAATCTCCACAATCCTTTGTGCAATCTATGCGTCCATACGCTGAAAAAGCGGCAAAAACTCTTGGTGTCGAGCCTTCATTATTACTTGCACAGGCGGCTCTTGAAACGGGCTGGGGGCAAAAAGTCGTTCAAAATTCGGTGGATAACAGTAACAACCTATTCAACATTAAAGCCGATAGAAGCTGGAAAGGTGACAAAATTGCCACTCAAACACTGGAGTTTCATGATAATACGCCAGTTAAAGAGAGTGCTTCATTCCGTTCTTACTCTTCATATCAAGAGAGCTTTAATGATTACGTGCGCTTCTTGAATGATAACCCGAGATACAAAACGGCACTTCAAGTCGGAAATGGTGATGAACTTTCCAGCTTAAACGGTCAAGGTGAAAATGGTGATAACTCTGAAGTATTCATCAGAGGCATTCATCAGGCTGGGTATGCAACAGACCCTCAATATGCAGATAAAGTGTTGCGTGTTAAAGCGAAAATCGACCAAATGAATTAA